A window of Zingiber officinale cultivar Zhangliang chromosome 5A, Zo_v1.1, whole genome shotgun sequence contains these coding sequences:
- the LOC121981991 gene encoding TBC1 domain family member 13-like isoform X2, producing MGKKGVPEWLNSSIWSSSTSSSAATVAAASHPADRSPRSLPPPKPEPPVQAVIPEPPPSPRPAPPPPPPPREAPRPSSGTLSGDPNPSRLSEEDVSRQSQLLSELSKKVINIEELRRLASQGIPDGAGIRSTIWKLLLGYLPRNRELWGQELDRKRVQYNDFREEFLVNPSEVARRMEESCCQKNEELGSGGHGFLTRSGITHDEHPLSLGKTSVWNQFFKDAEIIEQIDRDVKRTHPDMQFFNGDSSFAVSNQEVMRRILIIFAKLNPGIRYVQGMNEILAPLFYVFKNDPEANNALLSAFRDNFCQKLDNSVVGIRSTISKLSELLKKHDEELWRHLEVTTKVNPQFYAFRWITLLLTQEFNFADSLHIWDTLLSDPEGPQETLLRICCAMLILVRRRLLAGDFTSNLKLLQNYPSTNISHLLYVANKLRGSSAG from the exons ATGGGCAAGAAGGGCGTGCCCGAGTGGCTCAATAGCTCGATCTGGTCCTCGTCGACCTCTTCCTCCGCCGCTACCGTGGCTGCCGCTTCACATCCTGCCGATCGCTCACCCCGATCGTTGCCACCTCCGAAGCCCGAACCACCTGTGCAAGCTGTGATCCCTGAGCCGCCGCCTTCCCCTCGCCCTGCTCCGCCTCCTCCTCCGCCTCCGCGGGAGGCCCCGAGACCCTCctccggaaccctttcgggcgaTCCGAACCCTTCGAGGTTGTCGGAGGAGGACGTCTCTCGCCAGTCCCAGCTCTTATCCGAA CTATCGAAGAAGGTTATAAATATCGAGGAACTACGAAGGTTGGCCTCGCAGGGCATTCCGGATGGAGCTGGAATTCGATCTACTATATGGAAG CTCCTCCTAGGTTATTTGCCTAGAAACCGAGAATTGTGGGGTCAAGAATTAGACAGGAAGCGGGTTCAATACAATGATTTCAGGGAAGAGTTTTTGGTGAATCCG TCAGAAGTGGCACGGAGAATGGAGGAATCTTGTTGCCAGAAAAATGAAGAGTTGGGAAGTGGAGGCCATGGCTTTCTAACAAGATCCGGAATAACACATGATGAGCATCCTTTGAGCCTAGGGAAAACTAGTGTGTGGAATCAGTTTTTCAAG GATGCTGAGATCATAGAGCAGATTGACAGAGATGTAAAGCGCACTCATCCTGACATGCAATTTTTTAATggtgattcttcctttgcagtgTCTAATCAG GAGGTCATGAGGCGCATACTCATTATATTTGCAAAGCTGAATCCAGGAATAAGATATGTACAAGGGATGAATGAAATTTTAGCTCCtcttttttatgttttcaaaaatgatccaGAGGCAAATAACGCT TTACTGAGTGCGTTCAGGGACAATTTCTGTCAAAAACTTGACAATAGTGTAGTTGGAATTCGTTCTACAATCAGTAAACTGTCTGAGCTACTCAAGAAGCATGATGAAGAGCTTTGGCGTCATCTTGAAGTCACAACCAAG GTCAATCCCCAGTTCTACGCTTTCAGATGGATTACACTGCTTTTAACACAGGAGTTCAACTTTGCTGACAGCCTTCACATTTGGGATACACTCTTAAGTGATCCTGAAGGTCCTCAG GAAACCCTACTAAGAATATGTTGTGCCATGCTGATACTCGTCAGAAGACGTCTCTTGGCTGGGGATTTCACATCCAACCTTAAACTCTTGCAGAATTATCCATCAACAAACATCAGCCATCTCCTCTACGTTGCAAATAAACTTCGTGGATCTTCAGCTGGTTGA
- the LOC121981991 gene encoding TBC1 domain family member 13-like isoform X1: MGKKGVPEWLNSSIWSSSTSSSAATVAAASHPADRSPRSLPPPKPEPPVQAVIPEPPPSPRPAPPPPPPPREAPRPSSGTLSGDPNPSRLSEEDVSRQSQLLSELSKKVINIEELRRLASQGIPDGAGIRSTIWKLLLGYLPRNRELWGQELDRKRVQYNDFREEFLVNPSEVARRMEESCCQKNEELGSGGHGFLTRSGITHDEHPLSLGKTSVWNQFFKDAEIIEQIDRDVKRTHPDMQFFNGDSSFAVSNQEVMRRILIIFAKLNPGIRYVQGMNEILAPLFYVFKNDPEANNAEYAEADAFFCFVELLSAFRDNFCQKLDNSVVGIRSTISKLSELLKKHDEELWRHLEVTTKVNPQFYAFRWITLLLTQEFNFADSLHIWDTLLSDPEGPQETLLRICCAMLILVRRRLLAGDFTSNLKLLQNYPSTNISHLLYVANKLRGSSAG; this comes from the exons ATGGGCAAGAAGGGCGTGCCCGAGTGGCTCAATAGCTCGATCTGGTCCTCGTCGACCTCTTCCTCCGCCGCTACCGTGGCTGCCGCTTCACATCCTGCCGATCGCTCACCCCGATCGTTGCCACCTCCGAAGCCCGAACCACCTGTGCAAGCTGTGATCCCTGAGCCGCCGCCTTCCCCTCGCCCTGCTCCGCCTCCTCCTCCGCCTCCGCGGGAGGCCCCGAGACCCTCctccggaaccctttcgggcgaTCCGAACCCTTCGAGGTTGTCGGAGGAGGACGTCTCTCGCCAGTCCCAGCTCTTATCCGAA CTATCGAAGAAGGTTATAAATATCGAGGAACTACGAAGGTTGGCCTCGCAGGGCATTCCGGATGGAGCTGGAATTCGATCTACTATATGGAAG CTCCTCCTAGGTTATTTGCCTAGAAACCGAGAATTGTGGGGTCAAGAATTAGACAGGAAGCGGGTTCAATACAATGATTTCAGGGAAGAGTTTTTGGTGAATCCG TCAGAAGTGGCACGGAGAATGGAGGAATCTTGTTGCCAGAAAAATGAAGAGTTGGGAAGTGGAGGCCATGGCTTTCTAACAAGATCCGGAATAACACATGATGAGCATCCTTTGAGCCTAGGGAAAACTAGTGTGTGGAATCAGTTTTTCAAG GATGCTGAGATCATAGAGCAGATTGACAGAGATGTAAAGCGCACTCATCCTGACATGCAATTTTTTAATggtgattcttcctttgcagtgTCTAATCAG GAGGTCATGAGGCGCATACTCATTATATTTGCAAAGCTGAATCCAGGAATAAGATATGTACAAGGGATGAATGAAATTTTAGCTCCtcttttttatgttttcaaaaatgatccaGAGGCAAATAACGCT GAATATGCTGAAGCTGAtgctttcttttgttttgttgagTTACTGAGTGCGTTCAGGGACAATTTCTGTCAAAAACTTGACAATAGTGTAGTTGGAATTCGTTCTACAATCAGTAAACTGTCTGAGCTACTCAAGAAGCATGATGAAGAGCTTTGGCGTCATCTTGAAGTCACAACCAAG GTCAATCCCCAGTTCTACGCTTTCAGATGGATTACACTGCTTTTAACACAGGAGTTCAACTTTGCTGACAGCCTTCACATTTGGGATACACTCTTAAGTGATCCTGAAGGTCCTCAG GAAACCCTACTAAGAATATGTTGTGCCATGCTGATACTCGTCAGAAGACGTCTCTTGGCTGGGGATTTCACATCCAACCTTAAACTCTTGCAGAATTATCCATCAACAAACATCAGCCATCTCCTCTACGTTGCAAATAAACTTCGTGGATCTTCAGCTGGTTGA